The nucleotide sequence GTAATCGTAATAGGGAGAAGGGTCGCTAGACCTGCGAGGAAGGTTTTTTTCATGGCGCCGGTTCTTCTGGGATTTGGGTCGGGTGCTCAGGGGTAATCACACCACACGAGACGATATATTTGATCGCTTGTTCCGGCTTAAGATCGAGGAAGATCATCTCCTCTTTTTTGTACATCAGAAGAAACCCTGTTGTCGGGTTAGGAGTCGTTGGGACCAAAACGGAGTAGAGCTCTTCGCCTACCCCCTCACAGCACACCTTAGGCGACTCTCTCGAAACCAGCCCCATCACATAGGAGCCCCCCTTGGGGAAGGGGACCATGACCACCTGCTTAAAGGAGCTCTTATCAGTGACAAAAATGGTCTTAATGATCTCTTGCGTTGTCTTGTAAACCTTGTTAACAAGGGGGATCCGGTGGAGGATTTTATCACTGAGGTTGATCAACGCCTTAAAGAAGAACCAGCGGGCAATCATCCCTAAAAGGAAGGTGAAAAGAACAAGGCAGAGCAAGATCAGGAGCTTACTGCCGTAGAGGACCACCTGCTCGGGTGTTAAGAACAAAAACCCCTTGTTTAGGAGATTCATGTCTTGCAAAAAGCCAGAGACAATGCCGATGAAAGGCTTGGTTAAAAAGTCGACGATAAAGACAACGATGGCGATCGTCACCGCCAGGGGCAAAAGAATGACGAGCCCCGTCACAAGATATTTTTTCATAAAAACCTGAGTGTTGGTTTTGCTTTACTTCGATCTCAGCGAGAGTTTTGTTTAAATTTTTTTCTTCTTTTTCGAAGGTAAGGGTCTAAAATGGCCCTTTCCGAGGGAAAGAAGGGGAAAAGAAAACAAAAATCACCTGAGGCGGGGTGAAAGAAAACCAACACTCAGGTTACTAGATCCTTTAGCTCATAGGATATGAGCTAGATCTTTATTAATCAACCTTGGTGAAGTGTTTGCCAAGGTCATTGAGAGATTTGGCTAGGGCATCTCTGGCTTCGGTATAAGGTTTATTATTTTCTCGCCCATTAGCAATAAGCCAAGGACTGGAGCCATGCGCCCGGATCGCATTACGAAAAGCTAGAAACTGGGTATGGATTTTGTTGATTTCTTCTTGGGAGACTTGTTGTAGTCCTTCATAGAGCCCTTCTTCAATCCTATCACAGTCTGATTGTGCTGTTTCACCACCTTTCCAACCGAGAGTTGCAAAGTGGTTTAAGTCTATAGCACTTCCACTTAGTGCGATTAAGTCTTCGTACATAGCGACAAAGCATAAGATACTTTTGTAGTTCATGTCCTCGAACCACTGCATGGTTCAAAGTAGGGTAACAATTTTTGGTCTTATGAAAGATGCGTCGGGGGCAAGCCCCCTGCTGCCCCCTTGAGCTTCAATCTGGCAAGCCAAATCGACCCTCCTCGGG is from Candidatus Neptunochlamydia vexilliferae and encodes:
- a CDS encoding DUF502 domain-containing protein codes for the protein MKKYLVTGLVILLPLAVTIAIVVFIVDFLTKPFIGIVSGFLQDMNLLNKGFLFLTPEQVVLYGSKLLILLCLVLFTFLLGMIARWFFFKALINLSDKILHRIPLVNKVYKTTQEIIKTIFVTDKSSFKQVVMVPFPKGGSYVMGLVSRESPKVCCEGVGEELYSVLVPTTPNPTTGFLLMYKKEEMIFLDLKPEQAIKYIVSCGVITPEHPTQIPEEPAP